In one Pseudomonas sp. SG20056 genomic region, the following are encoded:
- a CDS encoding ABC transporter permease subunit, producing the protein MKRFSFSNFMLWAGLTFIYLPMLILVLYSFNASRLVTVWGGWSVKWYVGLLDNTQLMNSVMRSLEIACYTAIAAVALGTMAAFVLTRVTRFKGRTLFGGLVTAPLVMPEVITGLSLLLLFVAMAQLIGWPAERGVLTIWIAHTTFCSAYVAVVVSSRLRELDLSIEEAAMDLGAKPWKVFFLITIPMIAPSLAAGGMMSFALSLDDLVLASFVSGPGSTTLPMEVFSAVRLGVKPEINAVASLILLAVSFATFLVWFFAHRAEEKRKKALQQAMDETTGAALMNGPDSRRDPSQVHA; encoded by the coding sequence ATGAAGCGTTTCAGTTTCTCCAACTTTATGTTGTGGGCCGGCCTGACCTTTATCTACCTGCCGATGCTGATCCTGGTGCTCTACTCGTTCAACGCCTCGCGGCTGGTAACGGTATGGGGCGGCTGGTCGGTGAAGTGGTACGTCGGCCTGCTCGACAACACCCAGCTGATGAACTCGGTGATGCGCTCGCTGGAAATCGCCTGCTACACCGCGATTGCCGCCGTAGCGCTGGGCACCATGGCCGCCTTCGTGCTGACCCGCGTCACTCGCTTCAAGGGGCGCACGCTGTTCGGTGGCCTGGTCACCGCGCCGCTGGTAATGCCCGAGGTGATCACCGGTCTGTCGCTGTTGCTGCTGTTCGTGGCCATGGCCCAGCTGATCGGCTGGCCTGCCGAGCGTGGCGTGCTGACCATCTGGATCGCCCACACCACCTTCTGTTCTGCCTACGTGGCCGTGGTGGTGTCGTCGCGGCTGCGTGAGCTGGACCTGTCCATCGAAGAAGCGGCCATGGATCTCGGCGCCAAGCCGTGGAAGGTGTTCTTCCTGATCACCATCCCGATGATCGCGCCTTCGCTGGCGGCCGGCGGCATGATGTCCTTCGCCCTGTCGCTGGACGATCTGGTGCTCGCCAGCTTCGTTTCCGGGCCGGGCTCGACCACTCTGCCGATGGAAGTCTTCTCCGCCGTGCGTCTGGGTGTGAAGCCGGAAATCAACGCCGTGGCCAGCCTGATCCTGCTGGCGGTGTCCTTCGCCACCTTCCTGGTGTGGTTCTTCGCCCACCGCGCCGAAGAGAAGCGTAAGAAGGCCCTGCAGCAGGCCATGGATGAAACCACCGGTGCCGCGCTGATGAACGGCCCGGACAGCCGTCGTGACCCATCCCAGGTGCATGCCTGA
- a CDS encoding sensor domain-containing diguanylate cyclase has translation MTDSNSADSAVYKTLLESTKAIPWKIDWASMTFAYIGPQIETLLGWPQASWVSANDWAERMHPEDRDSVVAFCVSQSQAGTDHEADYRALTRDGDYVWIRDVVHVLRNEAGEVESLIGFMFDISERKQTEQQLLQLQQQLEELSYLDGLTGVANRRMFDSRLQVEWSNAQRTGQPLSLILLDIDYFKEYNDHYGHIQGDDCLKSVGQALSGAAVRPRDLMARYGGEEFVLLLPETDAQAAAQVAERCRQLIREQNIQHAHSQVSPLLTLSLGVGTLSPSPLDQPQAFLETVDRLLYQAKHQGRNCAVLATAP, from the coding sequence ATGACCGACTCGAACAGCGCCGACAGCGCGGTGTACAAGACCCTGCTGGAGTCGACCAAGGCCATCCCCTGGAAGATCGACTGGGCGAGCATGACCTTCGCCTATATCGGCCCGCAAATCGAAACCCTGCTCGGTTGGCCGCAGGCCAGTTGGGTTAGCGCCAACGACTGGGCCGAGCGCATGCATCCCGAAGACCGCGACAGCGTGGTGGCCTTCTGCGTGTCGCAGTCCCAGGCCGGCACCGACCATGAGGCCGACTACCGCGCCCTGACTCGCGATGGCGATTACGTTTGGATACGCGATGTGGTGCACGTGCTGCGTAACGAGGCCGGCGAGGTCGAGTCGCTGATTGGCTTTATGTTCGATATCAGTGAGCGCAAGCAGACCGAACAGCAACTGCTGCAACTGCAGCAACAGCTCGAAGAGCTGTCCTACCTCGATGGCCTCACCGGCGTGGCCAACCGGCGTATGTTCGACAGCCGCCTGCAGGTTGAGTGGAGCAACGCCCAACGCACCGGCCAGCCGCTGTCACTGATCCTGCTGGATATCGACTACTTCAAGGAATACAACGACCACTACGGCCATATCCAGGGCGACGATTGCCTGAAAAGTGTCGGCCAGGCTCTGAGTGGCGCCGCCGTGCGCCCGCGTGACCTGATGGCCCGCTATGGCGGTGAAGAGTTTGTCCTGCTGCTGCCAGAAACCGATGCCCAGGCCGCCGCCCAGGTTGCTGAACGCTGCCGCCAGCTGATTCGAGAGCAGAACATCCAGCACGCCCACTCTCAGGTTAGCCCGCTGCTAACCTTAAGCCTCGGCGTCGGCACCCTGAGCCCTAGCCCACTCGATCAGCCCCAGGCCTTTCTCGAAACCGTGGATCGTTTGCTCTACCAAGCCAAACACCAGGGCCGCAACTGCGCGGTGTTGGCTACTGCGCCCTAA
- a CDS encoding OsmC domain/YcaO domain-containing protein, whose product MEIKVKFLDNLRLEAKFDDFTVVADQPIRYKGDGSAPGPFDYFLASSALCAAYFVKLYCDTRDIPTDNIRLSQNNIVDPENRYAQIFKIQVELPADISEKDRQGILRSIDRCTVKKVVQQGPEFIIEEVDNLDADAQALLMPVAGTSTYIPGKDLPLEETIANMSGIMAKLGMKIEIASWRNIVPNVWSLHIRDAQSPMCFTNGKGATKESALASALGEFIERLNCNFFYNDQFWGEEIANAAFVHYPDERWFKPGPKDALPAEILDDYCLAIYNPDDELRGSHLYDTNSGNTLRGICSLPFVRQSDGEVVYFPSNLIENLYLSNGMSAGNTLAEAQVQCLSEIFERAVKREILEGELCLPDVPADVLAKYPSIVAGIQGLEAQGFPVLVKDASLGGEFPVMCVTLMNPRTGGVFASFGAHPSFEVALERSLTELLQGRSFEGLNDLPPPTFESQALMEPNNFVEHFIDSSGVVSWRFFSAKADYEFVEWDFSGQGADSNEQEAATLFGILEELGKEAYMAVYEHLGATACRILVPGYSEIYPVEDLIWDNTNKALLFRADILNLHSLNDRGLKSLLRNLENSDVDDYTDITTLIGVEFDDNTVWGQLTILELKLLIHLALKKYDDAKELVEMFLQYNDNTVERGLFYQALNAALEVQLDDELEMSDFEPNFRRMFGNERMDAVLGSLDGSVRFYGLTPTNMQLEGLDRHLRLIESYKKLHAARAKVAAVSG is encoded by the coding sequence GGCGCCGGGGCCGTTTGATTACTTCTTGGCCTCTTCGGCGCTGTGTGCGGCGTACTTTGTGAAGCTGTATTGCGATACGCGCGATATCCCCACCGACAACATCCGCCTGTCGCAGAACAACATCGTTGATCCGGAGAACCGCTACGCGCAGATCTTCAAGATCCAGGTCGAATTGCCGGCGGATATTTCCGAGAAAGATCGCCAGGGCATTCTGCGTTCCATCGACCGCTGCACGGTGAAGAAGGTGGTTCAGCAAGGTCCTGAGTTCATCATCGAAGAGGTCGACAACCTGGATGCCGACGCTCAGGCCTTGCTGATGCCAGTGGCGGGAACCAGCACCTACATTCCCGGCAAGGACCTGCCGCTGGAAGAAACCATCGCCAATATGTCGGGCATCATGGCCAAGCTCGGCATGAAGATTGAGATCGCCTCATGGCGCAATATCGTGCCCAACGTGTGGTCGTTGCATATCCGCGATGCGCAGTCGCCGATGTGTTTTACCAACGGCAAGGGCGCAACCAAGGAGAGCGCGCTGGCCTCGGCGCTGGGCGAGTTTATCGAGCGGCTGAACTGCAATTTCTTCTACAACGATCAGTTCTGGGGCGAGGAGATCGCCAATGCGGCGTTCGTGCATTACCCGGACGAGCGCTGGTTCAAGCCGGGGCCCAAGGATGCGTTGCCGGCAGAGATTCTCGACGATTACTGCCTGGCGATTTACAACCCAGACGACGAGCTGCGCGGCTCGCACCTGTATGACACCAACTCCGGCAACACCCTGCGCGGCATCTGCTCGTTGCCGTTTGTGCGCCAGTCGGATGGCGAGGTGGTGTATTTCCCTTCCAACCTGATCGAAAACCTCTACCTCAGTAATGGCATGAGTGCCGGCAATACCCTGGCCGAGGCGCAGGTGCAGTGCCTGTCGGAAATCTTCGAGCGTGCGGTCAAACGCGAAATCCTCGAAGGCGAGCTGTGCCTGCCGGACGTGCCAGCCGATGTGCTGGCCAAGTACCCGAGCATCGTTGCCGGCATTCAGGGCCTGGAAGCCCAGGGCTTCCCGGTATTGGTGAAAGATGCGTCCCTGGGCGGCGAATTCCCGGTGATGTGCGTCACTCTGATGAACCCGCGCACCGGCGGCGTGTTCGCCTCGTTCGGCGCGCACCCAAGCTTTGAGGTGGCGCTGGAGCGCAGCCTGACCGAGCTGCTGCAAGGCCGCAGCTTCGAGGGTTTGAATGATCTGCCGCCACCGACCTTTGAAAGCCAGGCACTGATGGAGCCGAATAACTTCGTCGAGCATTTCATCGACTCCAGCGGCGTGGTGTCGTGGCGCTTCTTCAGCGCCAAGGCCGACTACGAGTTCGTCGAGTGGGACTTCTCCGGCCAGGGCGCAGATTCGAACGAGCAGGAAGCCGCAACGTTGTTCGGCATCCTCGAAGAGCTGGGCAAAGAAGCCTATATGGCGGTGTACGAGCACCTGGGCGCCACGGCCTGCCGCATCCTGGTGCCGGGCTATTCGGAGATTTATCCGGTTGAGGACCTGATCTGGGATAACACCAACAAGGCGCTGCTGTTCCGCGCGGACATCCTCAACCTGCACAGCCTGAATGATCGCGGCCTGAAATCTCTGCTGCGCAACCTGGAAAACAGCGATGTCGACGATTACACCGATATCACCACGCTGATCGGCGTCGAGTTCGACGACAACACGGTGTGGGGCCAGCTGACGATTCTGGAGTTGAAACTGCTGATCCACCTCGCCCTGAAGAAGTACGACGACGCCAAAGAACTTGTGGAAATGTTCCTGCAGTACAACGACAACACCGTCGAGCGCGGCCTGTTCTATCAGGCGTTGAACGCGGCGCTGGAAGTGCAGCTAGACGATGAGCTGGAGATGAGCGACTTCGAACCGAACTTCCGCCGTATGTTTGGCAATGAGCGCATGGACGCGGTGCTCGGCTCGCTGGATGGCAGCGTGCGCTTCTATGGCCTGACGCCGACCAATATGCAGCTGGAGGGGCTGGACCGCCATCTGCGCTTGATCGAGAGCTACAAGAAGCTGCACGCGGCACGGGCCAAAGTGGCCGCTGTTTCGGGTTGA